A genome region from Coffea arabica cultivar ET-39 chromosome 7e, Coffea Arabica ET-39 HiFi, whole genome shotgun sequence includes the following:
- the LOC140011264 gene encoding uncharacterized protein: MAWNNRRGARGRNADRMRQDEEDEALLLMSASLMLMHPSLAHVDNNQPLPQHDGSFTDRQWVERVLYGHHRRSIDNMRITTDNFLLLSNILVERQYVPHNYQQRVPIQEALAMTLMLVSHKHTHRVLGTIFDRSIETINRNIKKVLRGLCLFAAEIIRPGDQTAVHPRIANSTNFYPWFKDAVGAMDGTHISACPPTGEQMAYTNRHGWQSQNVLAVCDHDMRFIYVYAGWEGSAHDARVLESALAYPSDFPLPQPGQYYLVDAAYRNAPGFMPPYKNVGSESPSKTLFNTRHSQLRNVIERTFGVLKKRFKWLKGPVDNFYMSTQISIVIACCALHNFLRMHQPEDAHFQRFESQDVHLNEEPEIGGLVPQPFALNVSPAELAEWKAKRDYIATQMYAARGRRRR; this comes from the exons ATGGCCTGGAACAACCGCCGTGGTGCTAGAGGACGCAATGCGGACCGCATGAGGCAAGATGAGGAAGATGAGGCCTTACTTCTTATGAGTGCATCGTTAATGTTAATGCATCCGTCACTTGCACACGTGGATAATAATCAACCACTTCCGCAACATGATGGTTCATTCACAGATAGGCAGTGGGTGGAACGCGTACTCTACGGTCATCATAGACGCTCAATAGACAACATGCGTATCACGACTGATAATTTCTTGCTACTGTCCAATATCCTTGTCGAGAGACAGTACGTTCCACACAATTACCAACAGCGCGTGCCCATACAGGAGGCGCTTGCTATGACTTTAATGTTGGTCAGCCACAAGCATACGCACCGTGTGTTGGGGACTATTTTTGATCGATCCATCGAGACGATTAATCGAAATATAAAAAAGGTGCTCCGAGGCCTGTGTCTATTTGCAGCTGAAATAATACGACCGGGTGACCAGACTGCAGTTCATCCACGAATTGCAAACTCAACTAATTTTTATCCGTGGTTCAAG GATGCCGTGGGAGCGATGGATGGCACCCACATCTCAGCTTGTCCTCCGACAGGCGAGCAAATGGCATATACAAATCGGCACGGGTGGCAATCACAGAATGTTCTGGCAGTTTGTGACCATGACATGCGCTTCATCTATGTGTATGCTGGATGGGAGGGAAGTGCACACGATGCGCGAGTGTTGGAGTCAGCATTAGCATATCCGTCCGATTTTCCACTGCCGCAACCTG GCCAGTACTACTTAGTTGATGCGGCATACAGGAATGCTCCTGGTTTCATGCCTCCGTATAAGAACGTGGGGTCCGAATCTCCGTCAAAGACCTTGTTCAATACTCGACATTCGCAACTGCGCAATGTCATTGAGCGCACATTCGGTGTGCTTAAGAAAAGATTCAAATGGTTAAAGGGTCCGGTAGATAATTTCTATATGAGCACTCAAATCAGTATAGTCATTGCTTGTTGTGCGTTGCACAACTTTTTAAGGATGCACCAACCAGAAGATGCTCATTTTCAACGGTTTGAATCACAAGACGTGCACTTAAATGAAGAGCCAGAAATAGGCGGGCTAGTACCTCAGCCGTTCGCATTAAACGTGTCTCCTGCAGAGCTGGCGGAATGGAAAGCTAAACGAGACTACATAGCGACTCAAATGTATGCAGCACGAGGGCGACGCCGCCGTTAA